From Caballeronia insecticola, a single genomic window includes:
- a CDS encoding DNA-directed RNA polymerase subunit alpha produces the protein MQTSLLKPKIIAVESLGENHAKVVMEPFERGYGHTLGNALRRVLLSSMIGYAPTEVTIAGVVHEYSTLDGVQEDVVNLLLNLKGVVFKLHNRDEVTVTLRKEGEGVVTAGDIELAHDCEVINPEHVVAHLSKGGKLDVQIKIEKGRGYVPGNVRRYGEESAKIIGRIVLDASFSPVRRVSYAVESARVEQRTDLDKLVMNIETNGVISPEEAIRQSARILVDQLSVFAALEGTEAAAEAPSRAPQIDPILLRPVDDLELTVRSANCLKAENIYYIGDLIQRTENELLKTPNLGRKSLNEIKEVLASRGLTLGMKLENWPPAGLDK, from the coding sequence ATGCAAACCAGTTTGTTGAAGCCCAAGATCATTGCAGTTGAATCGCTTGGTGAAAACCATGCGAAGGTGGTTATGGAGCCGTTCGAACGCGGCTATGGCCACACCTTGGGTAACGCGCTCCGGCGCGTGCTGTTGTCGTCGATGATCGGCTATGCGCCGACCGAAGTGACGATCGCAGGCGTCGTGCACGAATACTCGACGCTCGATGGTGTGCAAGAGGATGTGGTCAACCTGCTGTTGAACCTCAAGGGTGTCGTTTTCAAGCTGCACAACCGCGACGAAGTCACGGTGACGCTGCGCAAGGAAGGCGAAGGCGTCGTCACGGCCGGTGATATCGAACTCGCGCATGATTGCGAGGTCATCAATCCGGAGCACGTGGTCGCGCACCTGTCGAAGGGCGGTAAGCTCGACGTTCAGATCAAGATCGAAAAAGGCCGCGGCTATGTGCCGGGCAACGTGCGCCGTTATGGCGAAGAGTCGGCCAAGATTATCGGTCGCATCGTGCTGGATGCTTCGTTCTCGCCGGTTCGCCGCGTGAGCTACGCCGTGGAAAGCGCGCGTGTCGAACAGCGTACCGACCTCGACAAGCTCGTGATGAACATCGAGACCAACGGCGTGATCTCGCCGGAAGAAGCGATCCGCCAGTCGGCACGCATTCTGGTCGATCAGTTGTCGGTGTTCGCAGCGCTGGAAGGCACCGAAGCGGCAGCGGAAGCGCCGTCGCGTGCACCGCAGATCGATCCGATCCTGCTGCGCCCGGTGGACGATCTCGAACTCACGGTTCGTTCCGCGAACTGCCTGAAGGCCGAGAACATCTACTACATCGGCGATCTGATCCAGCGCACGGAAAACGAACTGTTGAAGACGCCGAATCTGGGCCGCAAGTCGCTGAACGAAATCAAGGAAGTGCTGGCTTCGCGTGGCCTGACGCTCGGTATGAAGCTCGAAAACTGGCCGCCGGCCGGTCTCGACAAGTAA
- the yihA gene encoding ribosome biogenesis GTP-binding protein YihA/YsxC has product MSFLLHQSRFFTTVNHLRDLPPTPQPEIAFGGRSNAGKSTAINVLCNQKRLAFASKTPGRTQHINYFAVGPEAAPVGFLVDLPGYGYAEVPGAAKEHWQRLLSTYLQSRAQLRGMILMMDSRRPLTDLDRIMIDWFAPTGKPIHALLTKCDKLTRQEMTNALRATKKSFAEYRDAGYRGELTVQLFSALKRTGLDEAHELIESWLIPEEAGENAQEDAAG; this is encoded by the coding sequence ATGTCATTCCTGCTTCACCAGTCCCGCTTCTTCACCACCGTCAACCATCTGCGCGATCTGCCGCCTACGCCGCAGCCCGAAATCGCGTTCGGCGGTCGCTCGAATGCGGGTAAGTCGACAGCCATCAACGTGCTGTGCAACCAAAAGCGGCTCGCTTTCGCGAGTAAAACGCCCGGGCGCACGCAACACATCAACTACTTTGCCGTCGGGCCGGAAGCCGCGCCGGTCGGCTTTCTCGTCGATCTTCCAGGCTACGGTTATGCCGAAGTGCCGGGCGCGGCGAAGGAGCACTGGCAGCGCCTGCTCTCGACCTATCTGCAGAGCCGCGCGCAACTGCGCGGCATGATCCTCATGATGGATTCGCGCCGGCCGCTCACCGACCTCGATCGCATCATGATCGACTGGTTCGCACCCACCGGTAAGCCGATCCACGCGCTGCTCACCAAGTGTGACAAATTGACGCGACAGGAAATGACCAATGCCCTGCGCGCGACGAAAAAATCGTTCGCGGAATACCGCGACGCGGGTTATCGCGGCGAGTTGACCGTGCAGCTCTTCTCCGCGCTCAAGCGTACGGGTCTGGACGAAGCGCATGAGCTGATCGAAAGCTGGCTGATACCCGAAGAAGCAGGCGAGAACGCGCAGGAAGATGCGGCAGGCTGA
- the cutA gene encoding divalent-cation tolerance protein CutA — protein sequence MNVPVVLMLSTLPDTAAADSLAQAALEARVAACVSNLGAVASRYHWKGALESSLEVQLLFKTSVARAEELQRLISARHPYETPEILVWQVDASPDYGQWVNAETQRPLHV from the coding sequence GTGAATGTCCCTGTCGTTCTGATGCTGTCCACCTTGCCCGACACCGCCGCAGCCGATTCGCTCGCGCAAGCGGCGTTGGAGGCGCGCGTCGCCGCGTGCGTGTCGAATCTCGGCGCGGTGGCTTCGCGGTATCACTGGAAAGGCGCGCTCGAGTCTTCGCTAGAGGTGCAGTTGTTGTTCAAGACGAGTGTCGCGCGCGCCGAGGAGCTGCAGCGTTTGATCTCGGCTCGCCATCCTTATGAAACACCCGAGATCCTGGTCTGGCAGGTGGATGCATCGCCCGACTATGGTCAGTGGGTCAACGCAGAAACGCAGCGTCCTCTCCATGTTTGA
- the rpmJ gene encoding 50S ribosomal protein L36 has product MKVMASVKRICRNCKIIKRKGVVRVICSSDPRHKQRQG; this is encoded by the coding sequence ATGAAAGTGATGGCATCGGTTAAGCGCATTTGCCGCAATTGCAAGATCATCAAGCGCAAGGGCGTTGTGCGCGTGATTTGCAGCTCTGATCCGCGCCACAAACAGCGTCAAGGCTGA
- the rpsM gene encoding 30S ribosomal protein S13, with product MARIAGVNIPNHQHTEIGLTAIFGIGRTRSRGICTAAGVEFSKKVKDLTDADLEKLRDEVGKFIVEGDLRREVTMNIKRLMDLGCYRGMRHRKGLPLRGQRTRTNARTRKGPRRAAQSLKK from the coding sequence ATGGCTCGTATCGCAGGGGTTAACATCCCGAATCACCAGCATACCGAGATCGGCCTGACGGCAATCTTCGGCATCGGACGCACGCGTTCCCGCGGCATTTGCACCGCAGCTGGTGTGGAATTTTCGAAGAAGGTCAAGGACCTTACTGACGCAGACCTCGAAAAGCTGCGTGACGAAGTGGGTAAGTTCATCGTCGAAGGCGACCTCCGCCGTGAAGTGACGATGAATATCAAGCGCCTGATGGACTTGGGTTGCTACCGCGGCATGCGTCATCGCAAGGGCTTGCCCCTGCGTGGCCAGCGTACGCGCACGAACGCCCGTACGCGCAAGGGTCCGCGTCGTGCAGCGCAATCGCTGAAGAAGTAA
- a CDS encoding c-type cytochrome, giving the protein MNRLYRSLVVIRAAAAFGVGFGGLAVSMSVNAAEPAQPAKPDVARGQAIATQVCAACHAADGNSAGAAFPKLAGQHAEYIVKQLKDYKTQPGAKAPARNNPIMAGIAGALSDQDMVNVAAYFASQKAKPNYARDKNDVALGQKIYRGGIADKGVPACAACHGATGMGIPVQYPRLSWQWGDYTVAQLNAFASGQRANSEPMHAISSRLNEAEMKAVADYIAGLH; this is encoded by the coding sequence ATGAACCGACTGTACAGGTCTCTGGTGGTGATTCGGGCAGCGGCGGCTTTCGGTGTGGGTTTCGGTGGACTAGCAGTTTCGATGTCGGTGAATGCGGCGGAGCCCGCGCAGCCGGCCAAGCCGGATGTGGCGCGTGGACAGGCCATCGCGACCCAGGTGTGCGCGGCGTGTCACGCGGCGGACGGCAACAGCGCCGGCGCGGCGTTCCCGAAACTCGCGGGACAGCACGCGGAATACATCGTCAAGCAATTGAAGGATTACAAGACGCAGCCGGGTGCCAAGGCGCCGGCGCGTAACAATCCGATCATGGCGGGCATTGCGGGCGCACTGTCGGATCAGGACATGGTCAACGTCGCGGCTTACTTCGCGTCGCAGAAGGCCAAGCCCAACTACGCGCGCGACAAGAACGACGTCGCGCTGGGTCAAAAGATCTATCGTGGCGGTATCGCGGACAAGGGCGTGCCGGCATGCGCGGCGTGCCACGGCGCAACCGGCATGGGCATTCCGGTGCAGTATCCGCGTTTGTCGTGGCAGTGGGGCGACTACACGGTGGCGCAGCTGAACGCGTTTGCTTCAGGGCAACGCGCCAACAGCGAGCCGATGCACGCCATCTCGTCCCGTTTGAATGAAGCGGAGATGAAGGCCGTGGCTGATTACATCGCCGGTTTGCATTAA
- the rpsD gene encoding 30S ribosomal protein S4, giving the protein MARYTGPKAKLSRREGTDLFLKSARRSLADKCKLDSKPGQHGRISGARTSDYGTQLREKQKVKRIYGVLERQFRRYFAEADRRKGPTGENLLQLLESRLDNVVYRMGFGSTRAEARQLVSHKSIMVNGQVANIPSLQVKSGDVVSVREQSRKQARIVEALSLAEQGGMPSWVSVDAKKFEGTFKSMPERSDIAGDINESLIVELYSR; this is encoded by the coding sequence GTGGCACGCTATACCGGTCCCAAAGCAAAACTGTCCCGCCGTGAAGGCACCGATCTGTTCCTGAAGAGCGCACGCCGCTCGCTCGCCGACAAGTGCAAGCTCGACAGCAAGCCCGGCCAGCACGGCCGCATCTCGGGCGCACGTACGTCCGACTACGGCACCCAATTGCGCGAAAAGCAAAAAGTGAAGCGTATCTACGGCGTGCTGGAACGTCAGTTCCGCCGCTACTTCGCTGAAGCCGATCGCCGCAAGGGCCCGACGGGCGAAAACCTGCTGCAGTTGCTCGAGTCGCGTCTCGACAACGTCGTGTATCGCATGGGCTTCGGCTCGACGCGCGCAGAAGCACGTCAGCTCGTCAGCCACAAGTCGATCATGGTGAACGGTCAGGTTGCGAACATTCCGTCGCTGCAAGTGAAGTCGGGCGATGTCGTGTCCGTGCGCGAGCAGTCGCGCAAGCAGGCACGTATCGTCGAAGCCCTCTCGCTGGCCGAGCAAGGTGGAATGCCCAGCTGGGTGTCGGTCGATGCGAAGAAGTTCGAAGGCACGTTCAAGTCGATGCCCGAGCGTAGCGATATCGCCGGCGACATCAACGAAAGCCTGATCGTCGAATTGTATTCGCGTTAA
- the rplQ gene encoding 50S ribosomal protein L17, which yields MRHKHGLRKLNRTSSHRLAMLRNMSNSLIEHEVIKTTLPKAKELRKVVEPLITLGKKPSLANRRLAFNRLRDRDSVAKLFDVLGPRYASRPGGYLSILKFGFRVGDNAPMALVQLMDRPEVEETEEVQEAE from the coding sequence ATGCGTCATAAGCACGGTCTGCGGAAACTGAACCGCACGAGCAGCCATCGTCTGGCAATGCTCCGCAACATGTCGAATTCGCTCATCGAGCACGAAGTCATTAAGACGACGCTGCCGAAGGCCAAGGAACTGCGCAAGGTCGTCGAGCCCCTCATCACGCTCGGCAAGAAGCCGTCGCTGGCAAACCGCCGTCTGGCGTTCAACCGCCTGCGCGACCGTGATTCCGTCGCGAAGCTGTTCGACGTGCTCGGCCCGCGCTACGCAAGCCGTCCGGGTGGCTACCTCAGCATCCTGAAGTTCGGTTTCCGCGTCGGCGACAACGCACCGATGGCGCTGGTCCAGTTGATGGATCGCCCGGAAGTCGAAGAAACGGAAGAAGTGCAAGAAGCGGAATAA
- the hemB gene encoding porphobilinogen synthase, protein MSFYPHHRPRRMRRDDFSRRLMRENTLTTNDLIYPVFIVEGTNVRQAVPSMPGVDRTSVDLLMKVAEQCVELGVPVLSLFPAIEPSLKTPDGREATNPEGLIPRAVRELKKNFPTLGVLTDVALDPYTSHGQDGVLDEEGYVKNDETSEILVEQARTQAEAGVDIVAPSDMMDGRIGAIREMLESEDHIHTRIMAYAAKYASAFYGPFRDAVGSAANLGKSNKMTYQMDPANSDEAMREVRMDIEEGADMVMVKPGMPYLDIVRRVKDEFRFPTYAYQVSGEYAMIKAAAQNGWIDHDKVMMEALLAFKRAGADGVLTYFALDAARILRASK, encoded by the coding sequence ATGAGCTTCTATCCCCACCATCGCCCGCGCCGCATGCGCCGCGATGACTTCTCGCGCCGTCTGATGCGCGAGAACACGCTGACGACGAACGACCTGATCTATCCGGTGTTCATCGTCGAAGGCACGAATGTGCGTCAGGCGGTGCCGTCGATGCCCGGCGTCGATCGCACGTCCGTCGATCTGCTGATGAAAGTCGCCGAGCAATGCGTCGAGTTGGGCGTGCCGGTGCTGTCGCTGTTTCCGGCGATCGAGCCGTCGCTGAAAACGCCTGACGGGCGCGAGGCCACGAACCCGGAAGGTCTGATTCCGCGCGCCGTTCGCGAATTAAAGAAGAATTTCCCGACGCTCGGCGTGCTCACCGACGTCGCGCTCGATCCGTACACGAGCCACGGTCAGGACGGCGTCCTCGACGAAGAAGGCTACGTGAAGAACGACGAGACGAGCGAGATTCTCGTCGAACAGGCGCGCACGCAGGCCGAGGCGGGCGTGGATATCGTCGCGCCGTCGGACATGATGGACGGCCGCATCGGCGCGATCCGCGAGATGCTCGAAAGCGAAGACCACATTCACACGCGCATCATGGCCTACGCGGCGAAGTACGCGTCGGCGTTCTATGGCCCGTTCCGCGATGCCGTCGGCTCGGCCGCGAATCTCGGCAAGAGCAACAAGATGACGTATCAGATGGACCCGGCCAACTCCGACGAAGCCATGCGCGAAGTGCGCATGGATATCGAGGAAGGCGCGGACATGGTGATGGTCAAGCCCGGCATGCCGTATCTCGACATCGTGCGCCGCGTGAAGGACGAGTTCCGCTTTCCGACTTACGCGTACCAAGTGAGCGGCGAATACGCGATGATCAAGGCCGCCGCGCAAAACGGCTGGATCGATCACGACAAGGTCATGATGGAAGCGCTGCTCGCGTTCAAGCGCGCGGGCGCGGACGGCGTGCTCACGTATTTCGCGCTCGATGCCGCGCGAATTCTGCGGGCATCGAAGTAA
- the infA gene encoding translation initiation factor IF-1, with the protein MAKDDVIQMQGEVIENLPNATFRVKLENGHVVLGHISGKMRMHYIRILPGDKVTVELTPYDLSRARIVFRAK; encoded by the coding sequence ATGGCCAAAGACGATGTTATCCAGATGCAGGGTGAGGTCATCGAAAACCTCCCCAACGCTACTTTCCGGGTGAAATTGGAAAATGGCCATGTCGTCCTGGGGCATATTTCCGGAAAGATGCGGATGCACTATATCCGCATCCTACCGGGCGACAAGGTTACGGTTGAATTGACGCCTTACGATCTGTCTCGTGCACGGATCGTGTTCCGGGCGAAGTGA
- the dsbD gene encoding protein-disulfide reductase DsbD, whose product MFEFSRLTARRILAALFLLSAFSLLSGAARAADDFLDPAVAFKFSASEKPGEVEVRYKIADGYYMYRERFAFAVKSGDATIGTAQLPAGKVHFDQTFNKDVETYRGELLIRVPVTQAKGPFELAVISQGCADQGICYPPMEKVYRVKGDALQPAGATSSVVAKSAEDSSSWFERATSADYAQSMLEGGGFFAVVGLYFLAGVVLSLLPCSYPMIPILSAIIVGEGARVTRSRGFALSVSYVVGMALVYTVLGIAAALIGQSLGAWLQNPWVLGAFGVLLAAFAIALISGIDIALPERWQSGVNEASQKRGGGKFAAVAVMGALSALVVGACMTAPLFAVLAFIAHTGNAVLGGAALFAMGIGLGVPLLVIGFGAGSILPRAGAWMDGVKVFFGVILLAAALWIVWPVIGVVAQMLLAALWLLIAAASLGLFSSGAATPVGVWKRLGRGLGAAFAIWAATLLVGLAAGSTDPLRPLAVLASRGDASTAASATNSASQGPAFAPVRSSAELDSTLKAATRPAMLDFYADWCVSCKEMEKLTFSDARVQARLAQLNLLRADVTANNTDDQALLKRFKLFGPPGIIFFDAQGNEVARVVGYESADTFLKSLDKVGPSNG is encoded by the coding sequence ATGTTTGAGTTTTCCCGTCTCACTGCGCGTCGAATCCTGGCTGCGCTCTTCCTGCTGAGCGCTTTTTCGCTGCTGTCGGGCGCCGCGCGTGCAGCCGACGATTTCCTCGATCCCGCCGTCGCGTTCAAGTTCAGCGCAAGCGAAAAGCCCGGCGAAGTGGAGGTGCGCTACAAGATCGCCGACGGCTATTACATGTATCGGGAGCGTTTCGCGTTCGCGGTGAAGAGCGGCGACGCGACCATCGGCACCGCGCAACTGCCCGCCGGCAAAGTCCATTTCGATCAGACGTTCAACAAGGACGTCGAGACCTATCGCGGCGAGTTGCTCATCCGCGTTCCCGTCACGCAGGCGAAGGGCCCGTTCGAACTGGCCGTGATCTCGCAGGGCTGCGCGGATCAGGGCATCTGTTATCCGCCGATGGAGAAGGTCTACCGCGTCAAAGGCGATGCGCTTCAACCGGCCGGCGCGACATCGTCCGTCGTGGCCAAAAGCGCCGAAGATTCATCGTCCTGGTTCGAACGCGCGACGAGCGCCGACTACGCGCAATCGATGCTCGAAGGCGGCGGATTCTTTGCGGTTGTCGGGCTGTATTTCCTCGCGGGTGTCGTGCTGAGCCTGCTGCCCTGTTCGTACCCGATGATTCCGATTCTCTCCGCGATCATCGTCGGCGAGGGCGCGCGCGTGACGCGCTCGCGTGGCTTTGCGCTGTCGGTGTCGTATGTCGTCGGCATGGCGCTCGTGTACACCGTGCTCGGCATTGCCGCCGCGCTGATCGGCCAGAGCCTCGGCGCGTGGCTGCAGAATCCGTGGGTGCTCGGCGCGTTCGGCGTGCTGCTCGCGGCTTTCGCCATCGCGCTGATTTCGGGCATCGACATCGCGCTGCCTGAGCGTTGGCAAAGCGGCGTCAACGAGGCATCGCAGAAGCGCGGCGGCGGCAAGTTCGCCGCAGTCGCGGTGATGGGCGCGCTCTCCGCGCTCGTCGTCGGCGCATGCATGACGGCGCCGCTCTTCGCCGTGCTCGCGTTCATCGCGCATACGGGCAACGCGGTGCTCGGCGGCGCAGCGTTGTTCGCGATGGGCATCGGTCTCGGCGTGCCGCTGCTCGTCATCGGATTCGGCGCAGGCTCGATTCTGCCGCGCGCCGGCGCGTGGATGGACGGCGTGAAGGTGTTCTTCGGCGTGATCCTGCTGGCGGCTGCGTTGTGGATCGTATGGCCGGTGATCGGCGTCGTCGCGCAGATGTTGCTGGCCGCCCTGTGGCTGTTGATTGCGGCGGCCTCGCTCGGACTGTTCTCGTCGGGCGCGGCGACGCCTGTCGGCGTGTGGAAGCGGCTCGGGCGTGGACTCGGCGCGGCGTTCGCCATCTGGGCAGCGACGTTGCTCGTCGGACTGGCGGCAGGTTCGACCGATCCGCTGCGACCGCTCGCCGTGCTGGCGTCACGCGGCGATGCGTCTACGGCCGCGAGTGCCACGAACTCGGCATCGCAAGGACCGGCCTTTGCGCCGGTGCGTTCATCGGCGGAACTGGATTCGACGCTCAAAGCAGCCACGCGTCCCGCGATGCTCGATTTCTACGCCGACTGGTGCGTGTCCTGCAAGGAAATGGAGAAACTGACGTTCTCCGACGCCCGCGTGCAGGCGCGCCTCGCGCAATTGAATCTCCTGCGCGCTGACGTGACCGCGAACAACACCGACGATCAAGCCTTGCTCAAGCGCTTCAAGTTGTTCGGCCCGCCGGGCATCATCTTCTTCGATGCGCAAGGCAACGAAGTCGCGCGCGTGGTCGGCTACGAATCGGCGGATACGTTTTTGAAGAGCCTCGACAAAGTCGGTCCGTCGAACGGATAA
- the rpsK gene encoding 30S ribosomal protein S11: protein MAKASNNSAAQRVRKKVKKNVAEGVVHVHASFNNTIITITDRQGNALAWATSGGQGFKGSRKSTPFAAQVAAESAGRVAMEYGVKNLEVRIKGPGPGRESAVRALHGLGIKITAISDVTPVPHNGCRPPKRRRI, encoded by the coding sequence ATGGCTAAGGCTTCGAACAACTCCGCGGCGCAACGCGTTCGCAAGAAGGTCAAGAAGAACGTCGCCGAGGGCGTGGTTCACGTTCACGCGTCGTTCAACAACACCATCATCACGATCACCGACCGTCAAGGTAACGCGCTTGCATGGGCGACGTCGGGTGGTCAGGGCTTCAAGGGTTCGCGTAAGTCGACTCCCTTCGCAGCTCAGGTGGCAGCCGAGTCGGCTGGCCGTGTGGCGATGGAATACGGCGTGAAGAACCTCGAAGTGCGGATCAAGGGCCCCGGTCCTGGCCGTGAATCGGCGGTGCGCGCGCTGCATGGTCTTGGCATCAAGATCACCGCGATCTCCGACGTGACGCCGGTCCCGCACAACGGTTGCCGTCCGCCGAAGCGCCGTCGTATCTAA